Proteins from a single region of Haloterrigena alkaliphila:
- the mfnA gene encoding tyrosine decarboxylase MfnA: protein MQIEPQAFDRVLSSMCTEPHPVARDAAERFLATNPGDPGTYPSVSALEEDAIAMLGTIAGLEDPAGYIASGGTEANIQAVRIARNRAETRTPNVVMPESAHFSFQKAADILGVELRIVPTDDRHRADLEAVRASVDGSTALVGGVAGTTEYGRVDPIPELGEIARSVDAMLHVDAAWGGFVLPFTDYEWNFEHAPVDTMAIDPHKMGQAAVPAGGLLARSGELLDELAVDTPYLESTSQATLTGTRSGAGVASAVAAMEELWPEGYRRQYVRSQNNAEWLADALEKRGYEVVDPTLPLVAADVPRSTFDALRAKGWRISRTATGELRIVCMPHVTREMLASFIGDLDRLEVRASVPVASDD from the coding sequence ATGCAAATCGAGCCGCAAGCGTTCGACCGGGTGCTCTCGTCGATGTGTACGGAGCCACACCCGGTAGCGCGCGACGCGGCCGAGCGGTTCCTCGCGACGAATCCCGGGGACCCGGGGACGTATCCGTCGGTGTCGGCCCTCGAGGAGGACGCGATCGCGATGTTGGGGACGATCGCGGGCCTCGAGGACCCGGCCGGCTACATCGCCAGCGGGGGGACGGAAGCGAACATTCAGGCCGTCCGGATCGCTCGCAACCGTGCGGAGACGCGGACGCCGAACGTGGTCATGCCCGAGTCGGCCCACTTCAGTTTCCAGAAGGCCGCCGACATCCTCGGCGTCGAGTTGCGAATCGTCCCGACGGACGACCGCCACCGGGCCGACCTCGAGGCGGTTCGCGCCTCTGTCGATGGGTCGACCGCGCTGGTGGGCGGGGTCGCGGGAACCACCGAGTACGGCCGCGTCGACCCGATTCCGGAACTCGGCGAGATCGCCCGATCGGTCGACGCCATGCTCCATGTCGACGCCGCGTGGGGCGGGTTCGTCCTCCCCTTCACGGACTACGAGTGGAACTTCGAGCACGCGCCGGTCGACACGATGGCGATCGACCCCCACAAGATGGGGCAGGCCGCCGTCCCCGCGGGCGGGCTGCTGGCCCGCTCCGGGGAGTTGCTCGACGAACTCGCCGTCGACACGCCCTACCTCGAGTCGACCTCGCAGGCGACGCTGACCGGAACCCGCTCCGGCGCGGGCGTCGCGAGCGCCGTCGCCGCGATGGAGGAGCTGTGGCCCGAGGGCTACAGGCGCCAGTACGTCCGCTCGCAGAACAACGCCGAGTGGCTCGCGGACGCCCTCGAGAAGCGGGGGTACGAGGTCGTCGATCCGACGCTGCCGCTGGTCGCGGCCGACGTCCCCCGCTCGACCTTCGACGCGTTGCGCGCGAAGGGCTGGCGCATCTCGCGGACCGCCACGGGGGAGTTGCGGATCGTCTGTATGCCTCACGTGACGCGGGAGATGTTGGCTTCCTTTATCGGGGATCTCGATCGGCTCGAGGTGCGTGCGAGCGTGCCCGTCGCGAGCGACGATTAA
- a CDS encoding glycosyltransferase yields the protein MIGIASRVAEYGGTVAGVLALLVFGFLDASEVQSFTFDLLAITVRFAFVEAMSAAAVFTGFLALTGLLLVREVWTSRDSRESVTDGPKLTAIVPVYRDHDVMDVSVESLCESAYENLEVAVVAELNDEATLERARELAAEHDRVTCLINGEPGSKAGAINDAVRESESDHFAVFDADEWIAPEFLPTAMGELRDGADVFQGRRVPRPTGVVETVAYCERIVFHASYKLVELAGFTNCRSSSTAFTREALERVDGYDDVLTEDLDFAHACYREGLEVRQARQCTNTMEAPHAWGDLWGQRKRWRVGQVEVLHATLVDLLRGRVGYRGAISIGRMCSSLGGCLLTLALVSKLLFLFVLDVESAILIPSLALVATVGLVAARDYRDGRIDGLSWSVALAPLCFPAFGVLTLRSFLEYGLSWDGSWYHVEKTGS from the coding sequence ATGATCGGGATCGCGTCTCGAGTCGCCGAGTACGGCGGGACCGTCGCTGGCGTTCTCGCACTGCTCGTCTTCGGGTTTCTCGACGCGAGCGAGGTTCAGTCGTTTACGTTCGACCTGCTGGCCATCACCGTCCGCTTCGCCTTCGTCGAGGCGATGTCGGCCGCGGCCGTCTTCACGGGATTCCTGGCGCTGACTGGCCTGTTGCTGGTCCGCGAGGTCTGGACCTCCCGCGACTCCCGCGAGTCCGTCACCGACGGGCCGAAGCTGACGGCGATCGTGCCCGTCTACCGCGACCACGATGTGATGGACGTCAGCGTCGAGAGCCTCTGTGAGAGCGCTTACGAGAACCTCGAGGTCGCCGTCGTCGCCGAGCTGAACGACGAGGCGACCCTCGAGCGAGCGCGGGAACTCGCGGCCGAACACGACCGCGTGACGTGTTTGATAAACGGCGAGCCCGGATCGAAGGCGGGCGCGATCAACGACGCCGTTCGCGAGAGCGAGAGTGACCACTTCGCCGTCTTCGACGCCGACGAGTGGATCGCCCCCGAGTTCCTGCCGACGGCGATGGGCGAACTGCGCGACGGCGCGGACGTCTTTCAGGGCCGGCGCGTCCCGCGACCCACCGGCGTCGTGGAGACCGTCGCCTACTGCGAGCGGATCGTCTTCCACGCCAGCTACAAGCTGGTCGAACTGGCCGGCTTCACGAACTGCCGCAGCTCCTCGACGGCGTTCACCCGCGAGGCCCTCGAGCGCGTCGACGGCTACGACGACGTGCTCACCGAGGACCTGGACTTCGCCCACGCCTGCTATCGGGAGGGCCTCGAGGTCAGGCAGGCCCGCCAGTGTACCAACACGATGGAGGCCCCACACGCGTGGGGCGACCTCTGGGGCCAGCGCAAGCGCTGGCGCGTCGGACAGGTCGAGGTGCTCCACGCCACCCTCGTCGACCTCCTGCGGGGCCGCGTCGGCTACCGGGGGGCGATCTCGATCGGCCGAATGTGCTCGAGCCTGGGCGGGTGCCTGCTGACCCTCGCGCTGGTCTCGAAGCTCCTCTTCCTGTTCGTCCTCGACGTCGAGTCGGCCATCCTGATCCCGTCGCTCGCGCTGGTGGCCACGGTCGGCCTCGTCGCCGCCCGCGACTACCGCGACGGCCGCATCGACGGCCTCTCGTGGAGCGTCGCCCTCGCGCCGCTTTGCTTCCCCGCGTTCGGGGTGTTGACGCTCCGGTCGTTCCTCGAGTACGGGCTCAGCTGGGACGGGAGCTGGTATCACGTCGAGAAGACCGGCTCGTAG
- a CDS encoding bacterio-opsin activator domain-containing protein: protein MSIIAEFSVKSDDLALNHALTAAPQMVVEIEQVVATMEDRVMPYFWVSGGDHAEFEVAFQEDESVTDIAPIDETDGARLYRAEWTENVETIVYAYVELGASILQAVGRADNWELRMRFDDRDSLSQFQTYCEDNGIVFELNRIQEQEQPMTSAQYDLTTKQRETLVTALEAGYYEIPQGITMSELADRLEISQQALSKRFHAAHRNLITSTLTFTHPDDE from the coding sequence ATGAGTATTATCGCGGAGTTCTCGGTCAAATCCGACGATCTGGCACTGAATCACGCGCTCACGGCGGCGCCGCAGATGGTCGTCGAGATCGAACAGGTCGTGGCGACGATGGAGGATCGGGTGATGCCGTACTTCTGGGTCAGCGGCGGCGATCACGCGGAGTTCGAAGTTGCGTTTCAGGAGGACGAATCGGTGACGGATATCGCCCCGATCGACGAAACCGACGGTGCCAGACTGTACCGGGCCGAGTGGACGGAGAACGTCGAAACGATCGTCTACGCCTACGTCGAACTCGGGGCGTCCATCCTGCAAGCGGTGGGGCGGGCCGACAACTGGGAGTTGCGCATGCGATTCGACGATCGGGACAGCCTCTCGCAGTTCCAGACCTACTGCGAGGACAACGGGATCGTCTTCGAACTCAACCGCATTCAGGAGCAGGAACAGCCGATGACCAGCGCCCAGTACGATCTCACGACGAAGCAACGCGAGACGCTGGTCACCGCGCTCGAGGCGGGCTACTACGAAATCCCACAGGGGATCACGATGAGCGAACTGGCGGACCGACTGGAGATTTCCCAGCAGGCGCTCTCGAAACGGTTTCACGCCGCACACAGGAATCTCATCACGAGTACCCTGACGTTCACCCACCCGGACGACGAGTAG
- a CDS encoding TrmB family transcriptional regulator gives MSIDIETFETTPEADLRELSNPEKVLQFLLANDDRAFKATEIAARTDVNENSIHTVLSRLEKRELVRHKGDYWAIGDQDRIRSFDRYRRATERLNERYGVENKDEWRAHAAEDATTASNDDE, from the coding sequence ATGTCGATCGATATCGAGACGTTCGAAACGACGCCCGAAGCTGACCTCCGGGAACTGAGTAATCCCGAGAAAGTCCTCCAGTTTCTGCTCGCGAACGACGATAGGGCGTTCAAGGCCACCGAAATTGCCGCCCGAACGGACGTCAACGAGAACTCGATACACACGGTCCTCAGTCGACTCGAGAAGCGGGAGCTGGTTCGTCACAAGGGCGACTACTGGGCGATCGGCGATCAGGATCGAATTCGATCGTTCGACCGGTACCGCCGAGCGACCGAGCGACTAAACGAACGATACGGCGTCGAAAACAAGGACGAATGGCGGGCCCACGCAGCGGAAGACGCGACAACGGCGTCGAACGATGACGAGTGA
- a CDS encoding type II toxin-antitoxin system PemK/MazF family toxin gives MTSDLERCDVCYGADAFKGADYSRPWVIISNESSPFQGEQYIVLALTTRTWHDGFVRIPDDAWIVGGTPKSSSIVPWSVETIDADDIEFRQGRLEADFVDETVAQLTEYVTRR, from the coding sequence ATGACGAGTGATCTCGAGCGGTGTGACGTCTGCTACGGAGCCGACGCGTTCAAGGGGGCGGACTACTCGCGCCCGTGGGTGATCATCAGCAACGAATCGAGCCCGTTTCAGGGGGAGCAGTATATCGTCCTCGCACTCACGACGCGAACGTGGCACGACGGGTTCGTTCGGATTCCGGACGATGCGTGGATCGTCGGCGGGACACCGAAATCGAGCAGCATCGTCCCGTGGAGCGTCGAAACCATCGACGCCGACGATATCGAGTTCCGACAGGGTCGACTCGAGGCGGACTTCGTCGACGAGACGGTCGCCCAACTGACGGAGTACGTAACGAGACGGTGA
- the ppsA gene encoding phosphoenolpyruvate synthase, with product MAVLWLDEISAGDLEKVGGKGASLGELTGAGLPVPPGFVVTAGTYRSFIEEAEIDEELFEVVDVDVDDSAALADASDRAQELILETPFPDELREEILASYHEVGDGEAFVAVRSSATAEDLPDASFAGQQETFLNVTEEALLDRVRECWASLFTQRAIYYRQEQGFDHSAVNIAVVVQQMVDAEKSGVMFTSHPSTGDPTMIIEAAWGLGEAVVSGAVSPDNYVIERDGRSVDVTVAEKKVMHEKDEATGETVEREVPEDKRNERVVSDEEIDALMDLGERVEDHYGEPQDVEWAIVGGDVYMLQSRPITTIDEGGADAAEAAGSVDASKGLTDGSGGVQAAEGGSGGADSSSSGGVIVDGLGSSPGTVSGAARIVKKLDDLDKVGEGDIIVTEMTMPDMVPAMKRASGIVTDEGGMTSHAAIVSRELGVPAIVGTTNATTTLEDGQIVTLDGDKGAVLEGSEVEPDEETEPVEEVRPQSPVKPMTATEVKVNVSIPEAAERAAATGADGVGLLRMEHMILSLNQTPAKFIAENGEDAYITELVEGIRGVADEFYPRPVRVRTLDAPTDEFRQLEGGEDEPEEHNPMLGYRGIRRSLDRPDVFAHELEAFRRLYELGYDNVEIMFPLVNDAEDIYQARSLMKEAGIDPEKRKWGAMIETPASALSVEEMAEAGIDFASFGTNDLTQYTLAVDRNNEHVADRFDELHPAILKLISDVIETCREHDVDTSICGQAGSKPEMVQFLAKEGVTSISANIDAVRDVQHEVKRVEQKLLLDSVR from the coding sequence ATGGCTGTACTCTGGCTGGACGAGATCAGTGCCGGCGACCTCGAGAAGGTCGGCGGCAAAGGCGCTTCCCTGGGCGAACTCACGGGTGCTGGGCTGCCCGTGCCGCCGGGATTCGTCGTAACCGCCGGGACCTATCGATCGTTCATCGAAGAAGCCGAAATCGACGAAGAACTGTTCGAAGTCGTCGACGTCGACGTCGACGACTCGGCCGCGCTCGCGGACGCGTCCGACCGCGCGCAGGAACTCATTCTCGAGACGCCGTTTCCCGACGAACTGCGCGAGGAGATCCTCGCGTCCTACCACGAGGTCGGCGACGGCGAGGCGTTCGTCGCCGTTCGGTCCTCGGCGACGGCGGAGGACCTGCCCGACGCGTCCTTCGCGGGCCAGCAGGAGACGTTCCTCAACGTGACCGAGGAGGCGCTCCTCGATCGCGTCCGCGAGTGCTGGGCGTCGCTGTTCACCCAGCGGGCGATCTACTACCGCCAGGAGCAGGGGTTCGATCACTCCGCCGTGAACATCGCGGTCGTCGTCCAGCAGATGGTCGACGCCGAGAAGTCGGGCGTGATGTTCACCAGTCACCCGTCGACCGGCGACCCGACGATGATCATCGAAGCCGCCTGGGGACTGGGGGAGGCCGTCGTCTCCGGTGCCGTCTCGCCCGACAACTACGTCATCGAGCGCGACGGGCGATCGGTCGACGTCACCGTCGCCGAGAAGAAGGTGATGCACGAGAAGGACGAGGCGACCGGCGAGACCGTCGAGCGCGAGGTGCCCGAGGACAAGCGCAACGAGCGGGTCGTCTCCGACGAGGAGATCGACGCCCTCATGGACCTCGGCGAGCGCGTCGAGGATCACTACGGCGAACCCCAGGACGTCGAGTGGGCCATCGTCGGCGGCGACGTCTACATGCTCCAGTCCCGACCGATCACGACGATCGACGAGGGCGGCGCCGACGCGGCCGAGGCGGCCGGTAGCGTCGACGCCTCGAAGGGACTGACCGACGGGAGCGGCGGCGTGCAGGCCGCGGAGGGCGGTAGTGGCGGCGCCGACTCGAGTTCCTCCGGCGGCGTCATCGTCGACGGACTGGGCTCGAGTCCGGGTACCGTCAGCGGCGCCGCGCGGATCGTCAAAAAGCTCGACGATCTGGACAAGGTCGGCGAGGGCGACATCATCGTTACGGAGATGACCATGCCCGACATGGTGCCCGCGATGAAACGCGCCTCGGGGATCGTCACCGACGAGGGCGGCATGACCAGCCACGCCGCCATCGTCTCCCGGGAACTGGGCGTCCCCGCCATCGTCGGCACGACCAACGCGACGACGACGCTCGAGGACGGCCAGATCGTCACGCTCGACGGCGACAAGGGCGCCGTGCTCGAGGGCAGCGAGGTCGAACCCGACGAGGAGACCGAACCCGTCGAGGAGGTCCGTCCGCAGTCGCCGGTCAAGCCCATGACCGCGACCGAGGTGAAGGTCAACGTCTCCATTCCGGAGGCTGCCGAACGCGCCGCCGCAACCGGCGCCGACGGCGTCGGGCTGCTCCGCATGGAGCACATGATCCTCTCGCTGAACCAGACGCCCGCGAAGTTCATCGCGGAGAACGGCGAGGACGCCTACATCACGGAACTGGTCGAGGGGATTCGCGGCGTCGCCGACGAGTTCTACCCGCGACCCGTCCGCGTCCGAACGCTGGACGCGCCGACCGACGAGTTCCGCCAGCTCGAGGGCGGCGAGGACGAACCCGAGGAGCACAACCCGATGCTCGGCTACCGGGGCATCCGGCGGTCGCTGGATCGGCCGGACGTCTTCGCCCACGAACTCGAGGCGTTCCGTCGGCTCTACGAACTGGGGTACGACAACGTCGAGATCATGTTCCCGCTGGTCAACGACGCCGAGGACATCTACCAGGCCAGGTCGCTCATGAAGGAGGCCGGCATCGACCCCGAGAAGCGCAAGTGGGGGGCGATGATCGAGACGCCGGCCTCGGCGCTGTCGGTCGAGGAGATGGCCGAGGCGGGCATCGACTTCGCCTCCTTCGGGACTAACGACCTGACCCAGTACACGCTCGCGGTCGACCGCAACAACGAGCACGTCGCCGATCGGTTCGACGAGCTCCACCCCGCGATCCTGAAACTGATCAGTGACGTCATCGAAACCTGTCGCGAACACGACGTCGACACCAGTATCTGCGGGCAGGCCGGCTCCAAGCCCGAAATGGTCCAGTTCCTCGCCAAGGAAGGGGTCACGTCGATCTCCGCGAACATCGACGCCGTCCGCGACGTCCAGCACGAAGTCAAGCGCGTCGAACAGAAACTGCTGCTCGATTCGGTTCGCTAA
- a CDS encoding methyltransferase domain-containing protein — MRDERDSETGTGGEGVTDEDRVPVLLVRGDREFLVQPGGEQGTDLGVLEVPEDVQPGDTVETHLGEAFQVRRLRGPDLFHQFERTGAPMVPRDIGLVIGETGVATGDRVLDTGTGTGVLAASMARAGAEVVTYERDPEFADVARENMKLGGVADSVDVRTGDLTEEVDALEPSSFDVLTLDTGDAASIVEHAPELLVEGGFLAVYSPFIESTRAVVEAARETDLSNVRTRETIQREMQFDDRGSRPSTAPVGHTGYLTIARNV, encoded by the coding sequence GTGCGCGACGAACGCGATTCCGAGACCGGAACCGGCGGCGAGGGCGTGACCGACGAGGACCGCGTTCCCGTCTTGCTGGTCAGAGGCGACCGCGAGTTCCTCGTCCAACCGGGCGGTGAACAGGGGACCGACCTCGGCGTCCTCGAGGTGCCCGAAGACGTGCAACCGGGCGACACCGTCGAGACCCATCTGGGCGAGGCGTTTCAGGTGCGCAGGCTGCGCGGGCCGGACCTCTTTCACCAGTTCGAGCGGACGGGGGCGCCGATGGTCCCCCGCGATATCGGACTCGTCATCGGTGAAACGGGCGTCGCGACGGGTGACCGCGTGCTCGATACGGGTACCGGGACGGGCGTCCTCGCGGCGTCGATGGCCCGGGCCGGCGCCGAGGTCGTGACCTACGAGCGCGATCCGGAGTTCGCAGACGTCGCCCGCGAGAACATGAAACTCGGCGGCGTCGCCGACAGCGTGGACGTTCGGACGGGCGATCTGACCGAGGAAGTAGACGCGCTCGAGCCGTCGTCGTTCGACGTGCTGACGCTCGATACGGGCGACGCGGCGTCGATCGTCGAGCACGCGCCCGAGTTGTTGGTCGAGGGCGGCTTTCTGGCGGTCTACAGCCCCTTCATCGAGTCGACCCGGGCGGTCGTCGAGGCGGCCCGCGAAACGGACCTGTCGAACGTCCGCACGCGGGAGACGATCCAGCGGGAGATGCAGTTCGACGACCGCGGCTCGCGGCCGTCGACCGCGCCGGTCGGGCACACGGGGTATCTGACGATCGCTCGAAACGTCTGA
- a CDS encoding nascent polypeptide-associated complex protein — protein MFGGGGGGGLNPRKMEQMMQQMGIDVEDIDAEEVIIRTEEYDLVFNDAEVTKMDARGQETYQVIGSPEQVESGAAGGADAGADESAGTEIPDEDVELVATRAGVSEDEARDALEDADGDLAAAVERLE, from the coding sequence ATGTTCGGAGGAGGAGGCGGCGGCGGACTGAACCCGCGCAAGATGGAACAGATGATGCAGCAGATGGGGATCGACGTCGAGGACATCGACGCCGAAGAGGTCATCATCCGCACCGAGGAGTACGACCTCGTCTTCAACGACGCCGAGGTCACCAAGATGGACGCCCGCGGTCAGGAGACCTACCAGGTCATCGGCTCGCCCGAACAGGTCGAGTCCGGCGCCGCGGGCGGCGCCGACGCCGGTGCCGACGAGAGTGCCGGCACCGAGATTCCCGACGAGGACGTCGAACTCGTCGCTACCCGCGCCGGCGTGAGCGAGGACGAGGCCCGCGACGCCCTCGAGGACGCCGACGGCGACCTCGCCGCGGCGGTCGAGCGACTCGAGTAA
- a CDS encoding PUA domain-containing protein, which yields MSDAAAAGGHAGLPQLRTIADYQFGAGAGKALFPPAESLTINRTSSGRPRQIHADAGRIVSFGTDGRFTLGLEGGRRLHEALEHPAYRVVVDDESEPFVRDEKNVFTKFVLETGPEIRPGDEVLVVHERGELIAVGTAELAADAIADFETGMAVSVREGASAENS from the coding sequence ATGAGTGATGCAGCAGCCGCCGGCGGACACGCGGGACTTCCCCAGCTCCGGACCATCGCGGACTACCAGTTCGGCGCCGGTGCGGGGAAGGCGCTCTTCCCGCCCGCCGAATCGCTGACGATCAACCGCACGTCCTCGGGTCGTCCGCGCCAGATCCACGCCGACGCGGGCCGGATCGTCTCCTTCGGGACCGACGGCCGCTTCACGCTGGGTCTCGAGGGCGGTCGACGGCTCCACGAAGCCCTCGAGCACCCCGCGTACAGGGTCGTCGTCGACGACGAGAGCGAACCGTTCGTCCGCGACGAGAAGAACGTCTTCACGAAGTTCGTCCTCGAGACGGGCCCCGAGATCCGGCCGGGCGACGAGGTACTGGTGGTCCACGAGCGCGGCGAGTTGATCGCGGTCGGCACGGCGGAACTCGCGGCCGACGCCATCGCGGACTTCGAGACCGGGATGGCGGTGAGCGTTCGCGAGGGCGCGTCTGCAGAGAATTCGTAG
- a CDS encoding NYN domain-containing protein, translating to MTEIHPGQRVAVLVDAQNLYHTAQSLHSRNIDYSSLLEKAVQGRQLTRAIAYVIRADSPEEESFFEALVDIGFEPKIKDIKTFSDGSKKADWDVGMSLDAVTLANHIDTLVLCTGDGDFSRLCSHLRHEGVRVEVMAFESSTAEELIEEADSFLDLGERHETFLL from the coding sequence ATGACGGAGATTCATCCCGGTCAGCGCGTCGCCGTTCTCGTCGACGCACAGAACCTCTATCACACCGCACAGAGTCTGCACAGCCGCAACATCGACTACTCGTCGCTGCTCGAGAAGGCCGTCCAAGGCCGCCAGTTGACTCGCGCGATCGCGTACGTGATCCGCGCGGACTCGCCCGAGGAGGAGAGCTTCTTCGAGGCGCTGGTCGACATCGGCTTCGAGCCCAAGATCAAGGACATCAAGACGTTCTCCGACGGCTCCAAGAAGGCCGACTGGGACGTCGGCATGAGCCTCGACGCGGTGACGCTCGCGAACCACATCGATACGCTCGTGCTCTGTACGGGTGACGGCGACTTCTCGCGGCTCTGCTCGCACCTGCGCCACGAGGGCGTCCGCGTCGAGGTGATGGCGTTCGAGTCGTCGACCGCCGAGGAACTCATCGAGGAAGCCGACTCCTTCCTCGATCTGGGCGAGCGCCACGAGACGTTCCTGCTGTAA
- a CDS encoding M48 family metallopeptidase produces the protein MTDFGLKVRMAIVGSILFAFYMLVGAFGLAMFGVGAWPFVLLGLLVLPVIQYKIGVWSATRRAEPMPEEGQYADIHGMTESLCRDMGIDKPKLMVMEMGVPNAFATGRRGNGVVVVSTELVRLLQRDELEGVIAHELAHLKNRDVVTMVVGQSIGMMVGWVAYMVYMMGGERNIGSIFVGLLISNLAQMLVMVFVLAISRYREYVADEDARQYIGSGDPLARALEKISKGAQGRESTVDDSVSALCIFNADKSLLAKLFATHPPTEKRIQRLRS, from the coding sequence ATGACAGACTTTGGACTGAAAGTGCGGATGGCGATCGTCGGCTCGATCCTGTTCGCGTTCTACATGCTCGTCGGCGCGTTCGGACTGGCGATGTTCGGCGTCGGCGCGTGGCCGTTCGTCCTGCTCGGCCTGCTCGTTCTCCCCGTGATCCAGTACAAGATCGGCGTCTGGTCCGCGACTAGACGTGCTGAACCCATGCCCGAGGAGGGCCAGTACGCGGACATTCACGGAATGACCGAGTCCCTCTGTCGGGACATGGGCATCGACAAGCCCAAACTGATGGTCATGGAGATGGGCGTCCCTAACGCCTTCGCGACCGGTCGGAGGGGCAACGGCGTCGTCGTCGTCTCGACGGAACTCGTTCGCCTCCTCCAGCGCGACGAACTCGAGGGCGTGATCGCCCACGAACTCGCCCACCTCAAGAACCGCGACGTCGTCACGATGGTCGTCGGCCAGTCGATCGGGATGATGGTCGGCTGGGTCGCCTACATGGTCTACATGATGGGCGGGGAGCGCAACATCGGGAGCATCTTCGTCGGCCTGCTCATCTCGAACCTCGCCCAGATGCTCGTGATGGTCTTCGTCCTGGCGATCTCGCGGTACCGCGAGTACGTCGCCGACGAGGACGCCCGCCAGTACATCGGCAGCGGCGACCCGCTCGCCCGCGCGCTCGAGAAGATTTCCAAGGGCGCACAGGGGCGGGAGTCGACCGTCGACGACAGCGTGAGCGCGCTGTGTATCTTCAACGCCGACAAGAGCCTGCTGGCGAAGCTGTTCGCGACCCACCCGCCGACGGAAAAGCGCATCCAGAGGCTCCGCAGCTAA
- the dapA gene encoding 4-hydroxy-tetrahydrodipicolinate synthase: MTDIDLSGVFPAMCTPFDEDERIDFETLQTDAQRLETAGVDGLVPVGSTGESATLTHDEHVQVVEAVIEAVDDVPVIAGTGSNNTREALELSERAADAGADGLLLISPYYNKPEQRGLVEHFRTIADAVDLPQIVYNVPSRTGRNIEPDTAVELASHENVAGYKAASGDLGQIGEIAERTADEEFAVLSGDDALTVPTISVGGTGTISVAANVEPERTCAMVGAALEGDYARARELHRELGPLFRELFVETNPIPVKEAMQIRGYGPARLRSPLSRLADEYREDLEAVLADLEGESAVDGVDASDDGAAVESDR; encoded by the coding sequence ATGACAGACATCGACCTTTCGGGCGTCTTCCCGGCAATGTGTACGCCCTTCGACGAGGACGAACGCATCGACTTCGAAACGCTCCAGACCGACGCGCAGCGCCTCGAGACCGCGGGCGTCGACGGCCTCGTTCCCGTGGGCTCGACGGGCGAGTCGGCGACGCTGACCCACGACGAACACGTGCAGGTCGTCGAGGCGGTCATCGAGGCCGTCGACGACGTGCCCGTCATCGCGGGCACCGGTTCGAACAACACCCGCGAGGCGCTGGAACTCTCCGAACGCGCCGCCGACGCGGGCGCGGACGGTCTCCTGCTCATCTCGCCGTACTACAACAAGCCCGAACAGCGCGGGCTGGTCGAACACTTCCGGACCATCGCTGACGCCGTCGACCTGCCCCAGATCGTCTACAACGTTCCCTCGCGGACGGGCCGCAATATCGAGCCCGACACCGCGGTCGAACTCGCGAGCCACGAGAACGTCGCGGGCTACAAGGCCGCCAGCGGCGACCTCGGCCAAATCGGCGAGATCGCCGAGCGAACGGCCGACGAGGAGTTCGCCGTCCTCTCGGGTGACGACGCGCTCACGGTGCCGACCATCTCCGTCGGCGGAACCGGCACCATCAGCGTCGCCGCGAACGTCGAACCCGAGCGAACCTGCGCGATGGTCGGCGCCGCGCTCGAGGGCGACTACGCGCGGGCGCGAGAACTGCACCGCGAACTCGGGCCGCTGTTCCGCGAGCTGTTCGTCGAGACCAACCCGATCCCGGTCAAGGAGGCCATGCAGATCCGCGGCTACGGCCCCGCCCGCCTGCGCTCGCCGCTCTCCCGACTGGCCGACGAGTACCGGGAGGATCTCGAGGCCGTCCTGGCCGACCTCGAGGGCGAGTCGGCGGTCGACGGCGTCGACGCGAGCGACGACGGCGCGGCGGTGGAGAGCGATCGATGA